Proteins from one Rhodothermaceae bacterium genomic window:
- the hflB gene encoding ATP-dependent zinc metalloprotease FtsH has product MRSDNRDQNPETDRSERLDRSPRRRGRYMWIYVVLLGFLLVNILFSFGRQGPEAIPYSTFLEYVEQGYVEKVIIQNDRQVTGTLRESGVQALGREVETDRGFLSSPEDPASFLTTKTANHDLIAFLEEQRASQEEGQVLSYEVRYQDNWFGGALAWLLPLAIILALWIFILRRAGPGSQVLNIGKNRAVLFESLGQPTVTFEDVAGLAEAKEEVAEVVEFLKTPKKFTKLGGVLPKGVLLVGPPGTGKTLMGKAVAGEARVPFFSISGSDFVEMFVGVGAARVRDLFKKAKEKAPCIVFIDEIDAIGRSRGRSMMMGGNDERENTLNQLLVEMDGFNTDKGVIIMAATNRPDVLDAALLRPGRFDRQILIDRPDRLERAMIFRVHTRDLVLAEDVEPEALASQTPGFAGAEIANVCNEAALLAARFDKEAIEMTDFEQAIDRVIGGLEKKNKLIKPEEKKIVAYHEVGHAIAGWYLPNTDPVIKVSIVPRGLAALGYAQSLPDERYITTREAFMDQMTMMMGGRVAEEIKFGQLSTGAQNDLERITKTAYAMVVDFGMSAKVGHVSFNMTRRRDGTPMFEKPYSETMASMIDQEVRELIEDIRQRAWNLLSEKGDRLEELAQLLLEKEVLGPRDLVGVLGERPFGEYVSLNGIPESKETPESKETEEESAEEREGAEVST; this is encoded by the coding sequence ATGAGGTCAGATAATCGAGATCAAAATCCAGAGACTGACAGGTCTGAGCGACTGGATCGTTCGCCTAGGCGTCGAGGGCGCTACATGTGGATCTATGTGGTCTTACTCGGATTCCTCCTGGTCAACATCCTGTTCTCATTTGGGCGCCAAGGTCCAGAGGCCATCCCCTACAGTACATTTCTGGAGTATGTAGAGCAGGGATATGTGGAGAAAGTCATAATCCAAAACGATCGCCAGGTCACGGGAACCCTGCGTGAGTCAGGTGTACAGGCGCTTGGACGTGAGGTTGAGACAGACCGGGGTTTTCTCAGCAGCCCGGAAGATCCGGCCTCGTTTCTTACAACAAAGACGGCAAATCATGACCTGATTGCATTTCTTGAAGAGCAAAGAGCCAGTCAGGAGGAAGGTCAGGTGCTTAGCTATGAAGTCAGGTATCAAGATAACTGGTTTGGCGGAGCCCTTGCATGGCTCTTGCCTTTGGCAATCATTCTTGCCCTCTGGATCTTTATCCTTCGACGTGCCGGGCCAGGTTCTCAGGTGCTCAATATCGGCAAGAATAGAGCCGTACTTTTTGAGTCTCTGGGACAACCAACGGTTACATTTGAAGATGTGGCAGGCCTGGCAGAGGCCAAGGAGGAAGTAGCCGAAGTGGTCGAGTTTCTAAAGACGCCCAAAAAATTCACAAAGCTTGGGGGTGTACTTCCGAAAGGGGTGCTCTTGGTGGGACCTCCCGGGACCGGGAAGACGCTGATGGGAAAGGCGGTTGCTGGAGAAGCACGCGTACCGTTCTTCTCTATCAGTGGCAGTGATTTTGTTGAGATGTTTGTAGGGGTTGGTGCTGCCCGTGTACGTGACCTCTTCAAGAAAGCAAAAGAGAAAGCTCCTTGCATCGTATTTATTGATGAGATCGATGCAATTGGCCGCAGTCGGGGGCGCAGTATGATGATGGGAGGTAATGATGAGCGGGAGAATACGCTCAATCAACTCCTGGTTGAAATGGATGGATTTAACACCGACAAAGGTGTAATCATCATGGCGGCGACTAACCGGCCGGATGTTTTGGATGCAGCACTTCTTCGCCCCGGACGCTTTGACCGCCAAATTCTGATTGATCGGCCGGATCGACTTGAACGGGCGATGATTTTCCGTGTCCATACCCGGGACCTTGTGTTGGCCGAAGATGTGGAGCCCGAAGCCCTAGCCTCGCAGACGCCGGGCTTTGCGGGTGCGGAAATCGCCAATGTCTGTAACGAAGCAGCACTGCTGGCTGCACGCTTCGATAAAGAGGCCATAGAGATGACAGACTTTGAGCAGGCGATTGATCGTGTTATTGGGGGATTGGAGAAGAAAAACAAGTTAATTAAGCCGGAGGAAAAGAAAATTGTTGCCTACCACGAAGTGGGGCACGCCATCGCAGGTTGGTATTTACCCAATACGGATCCGGTAATCAAGGTCTCCATCGTCCCCAGGGGACTTGCTGCATTAGGATATGCTCAGTCCCTGCCGGATGAACGATACATTACCACGCGTGAGGCCTTCATGGATCAGATGACCATGATGATGGGGGGACGGGTTGCAGAAGAGATCAAATTCGGGCAGCTCTCCACAGGAGCACAGAACGATCTTGAGCGCATCACGAAGACGGCCTATGCGATGGTCGTGGATTTCGGGATGAGCGCAAAAGTTGGGCATGTAAGTTTCAATATGACGCGCCGCCGTGATGGAACTCCTATGTTCGAAAAGCCATACTCAGAGACGATGGCTTCCATGATTGATCAGGAGGTACGCGAATTGATTGAGGATATACGTCAACGAGCGTGGAATCTTCTGAGCGAGAAGGGGGATCG